A genome region from Thermococcus gorgonarius includes the following:
- a CDS encoding damage-control phosphatase, whose product MKIHYECLACAANQCQKIVEMGTDDLGLRKRGVIEAAKLMARINEDSVPAVFGSEVFLGVYRVIGNDDPFKEYKELSNKLAEKVVSDLEGEDIDLKTALKLAIIGNVIDFAVGYSPERIEEDVKAMLGEELYIDHSDELFERLGKAKTLLYLTDNCGEIYFDRLFIRKLKKAFPHLKIYVAGKEGPIINDATVEDLRKAGFGELAEIVSTGTRIVGVPLDRVSPEFREVFEKADVIIAKGQGNFETLSEVKDNRVFYLLKAKCRPVARELGVPQGSMVCLRG is encoded by the coding sequence GTGAAAATCCACTACGAGTGCCTTGCCTGCGCCGCCAATCAGTGTCAGAAAATCGTGGAGATGGGGACGGACGACTTAGGGCTCAGGAAGAGGGGTGTCATCGAGGCGGCAAAGCTCATGGCGAGGATAAACGAAGATTCCGTTCCTGCTGTTTTTGGGAGTGAGGTATTCCTAGGCGTTTACAGAGTTATAGGCAACGACGACCCGTTTAAAGAGTACAAAGAGCTCTCGAACAAGCTGGCTGAGAAGGTCGTCTCAGACCTTGAGGGAGAAGATATAGACCTTAAGACCGCTCTAAAGCTTGCCATAATCGGCAACGTCATAGACTTCGCCGTCGGCTACTCCCCGGAGAGGATTGAAGAGGACGTTAAGGCGATGCTCGGCGAGGAGCTCTACATTGACCACTCCGACGAGCTCTTTGAGAGGTTGGGGAAAGCCAAAACCCTCCTCTACCTCACGGACAACTGCGGGGAGATATACTTCGACAGGCTCTTCATACGGAAGCTAAAGAAGGCCTTCCCACACCTGAAAATCTACGTCGCTGGAAAAGAAGGGCCGATAATCAACGACGCAACTGTTGAAGATTTGAGAAAGGCAGGCTTTGGGGAACTTGCCGAGATAGTCTCAACTGGCACGAGGATAGTCGGCGTTCCGCTCGACAGGGTCTCCCCCGAGTTCAGGGAGGTCTTTGAGAAAGCTGATGTCATAATTGCCAAGGGACAGGGCAACTTCGAGACGCTGAGCGAGGTGAAAGATAACCGCGTCTTCTACCTGCTAAAAGCGAAGTGCAGGCCGGTAGCGAGGGAACTCGGAGTGCCGCAGGGGAGCATGGTGTGTTTGAGGGGTTAG
- a CDS encoding DUF763 domain-containing protein has protein sequence MRNVADLPLHGGHVPGWLAQRMRKLTRLVLILAVEEYGTKGLLERLSDPVWFQAFNNVIGMDWDSSGSTTVTAGMIKDALWREELGVKAAGGKGKKSRATPEELKTIAELYELDPGPYVRTSRLVAKIDTVALQTGYQLYHHVFFLDEEGNWAVIQQGMNERERLARRFHWFDAETFTLDPHKAISGLKREFALNTVSREAREYQKTLLDVIQENPVKIERELEGLKAIAKGYRPLVYYKPREPWEKDLLKRYESLGKFELNRRALEFARELSVSNYEEFLLLKGLGPSTLRALSLVLELVYDVHPSWKDPVTHPPDPFKFSYAVGGKDRVPFPIDKPAYDELISFLEELVSRHPEERALVRNVTKITKNWKFPEGEKRAT, from the coding sequence ATGAGGAACGTCGCTGACCTGCCCCTCCACGGCGGCCACGTCCCGGGGTGGCTCGCCCAGCGAATGAGGAAGCTGACGAGGTTAGTTCTAATCTTAGCCGTCGAGGAATACGGCACGAAGGGCCTCCTCGAGAGGCTCTCCGACCCGGTGTGGTTTCAGGCCTTCAACAACGTCATCGGGATGGACTGGGACAGCAGTGGCTCGACGACGGTAACGGCCGGCATGATAAAGGACGCCCTTTGGAGGGAGGAACTTGGAGTAAAAGCGGCCGGCGGAAAGGGAAAGAAGAGCCGGGCGACGCCGGAGGAACTGAAAACCATCGCGGAGCTCTACGAACTCGACCCCGGGCCCTACGTCAGGACTTCGAGGCTGGTCGCCAAGATTGACACAGTCGCCCTCCAGACCGGCTACCAGCTCTACCACCACGTTTTCTTCCTCGATGAGGAGGGCAACTGGGCGGTGATTCAGCAGGGGATGAACGAGAGGGAAAGGCTCGCGAGGCGCTTCCACTGGTTCGACGCTGAAACTTTCACCCTCGATCCTCACAAAGCCATATCGGGCCTTAAAAGGGAGTTCGCCCTCAACACCGTATCAAGGGAAGCGAGGGAATACCAGAAGACCCTCCTCGACGTCATCCAGGAAAATCCAGTTAAGATAGAGCGCGAGCTTGAGGGTTTGAAGGCCATAGCAAAGGGCTACCGTCCGCTGGTCTATTACAAGCCCCGCGAGCCCTGGGAGAAAGACCTGCTAAAGCGCTACGAGAGCCTCGGAAAGTTCGAGCTGAACAGGAGGGCCTTAGAATTTGCGAGAGAACTCAGCGTTTCGAACTACGAGGAGTTTCTGCTTTTGAAGGGCCTCGGGCCGAGCACTCTGAGGGCTTTATCGCTCGTCCTTGAGCTGGTCTACGACGTCCACCCGAGCTGGAAGGACCCGGTAACTCACCCTCCTGATCCGTTCAAGTTCAGCTACGCCGTTGGCGGCAAGGATCGCGTTCCTTTCCCGATAGACAAGCCGGCCTACGACGAGCTGATTTCCTTCCTTGAGGAGCTCGTCTCAAGGCACCCAGAGGAGAGGGCCCTCGTGAGGAACGTCACCAAGATAACGAAGAACTGGAAGTTCCCGGAGGGGGAGAAGAGGGCAACTTAA
- a CDS encoding AAA family ATPase: MYFDERPKSRREDLYDREGELEGMLASIKHQKPLVVLKGLRRLGKTSLLRVALNEAKKPHVIVDLRGVNPNSRRDLYLRFQAALNEHLSKNAPLFARLKGKIKLIDGVSLSGIGVSLSWKNPETLYSLISALESEGFVIAFDEVQEARGPAGKELASLIAHFYDYGETTFILTGSEVGLLYDFLGVENPDAPLYGRAFHEIELSRFSREQSLDFLRRGFEQAGVDAPKELLEEAVDRLDGIVGWLVKFGVVSLREGLREEVIDKVLEEASKLALAELERFLEKRPLARRRYLTVLRAIASGKNTWSELKRELEGKEKREIEDATLARLLNALLKASFIEKRVEGRNIAYSIADPVLEFALSH; the protein is encoded by the coding sequence ATGTACTTCGACGAGAGGCCCAAGAGCAGGAGGGAGGACCTGTACGACAGGGAGGGGGAGCTTGAGGGGATGCTTGCCTCCATTAAGCATCAAAAGCCGCTGGTGGTTCTCAAGGGACTCCGCAGGCTCGGGAAGACTTCCCTCCTGCGGGTTGCCCTCAACGAGGCCAAAAAACCTCACGTGATAGTCGACCTCCGCGGGGTGAACCCGAACTCAAGGCGCGACCTCTACCTCCGCTTTCAGGCGGCGCTCAACGAGCATCTCTCAAAAAACGCCCCCCTCTTCGCGAGGCTGAAGGGGAAGATAAAGCTCATAGACGGCGTGAGCCTTTCGGGAATCGGTGTCTCCCTCTCGTGGAAGAACCCTGAAACACTCTATTCCCTCATTTCGGCGCTCGAAAGCGAGGGCTTTGTGATAGCTTTCGATGAAGTCCAAGAGGCAAGGGGGCCGGCCGGAAAGGAGCTCGCCTCGCTGATAGCCCACTTCTACGACTACGGCGAGACCACCTTCATCCTGACCGGCTCTGAAGTGGGCCTCCTCTACGACTTCCTCGGCGTTGAGAACCCGGACGCTCCTCTCTACGGGAGGGCCTTCCACGAGATAGAGCTTTCAAGGTTTTCAAGGGAGCAGAGCCTTGATTTCCTCAGGAGGGGCTTTGAACAGGCTGGCGTTGATGCCCCCAAGGAGCTTCTGGAAGAGGCCGTTGATAGGCTCGACGGAATAGTGGGCTGGCTCGTGAAGTTCGGTGTGGTTTCGCTCAGGGAAGGTCTTCGGGAGGAGGTTATCGATAAAGTCCTTGAGGAGGCATCAAAGCTCGCTTTGGCAGAGCTTGAGCGCTTCCTTGAAAAGCGCCCCCTCGCGAGGAGGCGCTATCTGACGGTTCTCCGGGCGATAGCCTCGGGCAAGAACACGTGGAGCGAGCTGAAGAGAGAGCTCGAAGGGAAGGAGAAGAGAGAAATAGAGGACGCCACGCTGGCGAGGCTCCTCAACGCGCTTCTGAAAGCTTCGTTCATAGAAAAGAGGGTCGAGGGGAGAAACATAGCCTACAGCATAGCAGATCCAGTGCTTGAGTTCGCACTCAGCCACTAA
- the rpiA gene encoding ribose-5-phosphate isomerase RpiA, protein MDLEELKKTVAMEALSFVEDDMVIGLGTGSTTSYFLKFLGDRIREEELEIYGVPTSHQSRLLALEYGIPIRALDEVDAIDIAVDGADEVDPNLNLIKGRGAALTMEKIVEYRAGTFIVLVDESKLVNRLGEKMPVPVEVIPAAWRAIAEEIEVFNARAELRMAKKKDGPVITDNGNFILDVKFERIDDPLDMEIELNTIPGVVENGIFADIADIVLVGTPQGVKKLER, encoded by the coding sequence ATGGATTTGGAAGAACTGAAAAAAACCGTCGCAATGGAGGCACTGTCATTCGTTGAAGACGATATGGTGATTGGCCTCGGTACTGGTTCGACAACTTCTTATTTCCTGAAGTTTCTGGGCGACAGAATCAGGGAGGAAGAGCTTGAGATATACGGCGTTCCAACATCCCACCAGTCAAGACTTCTGGCCCTTGAATACGGGATACCCATTCGGGCCCTCGACGAAGTAGACGCCATAGACATAGCGGTTGACGGTGCGGATGAGGTTGACCCCAACCTGAACCTGATAAAGGGCCGTGGGGCCGCTCTGACTATGGAAAAGATAGTCGAATACAGGGCAGGTACTTTTATAGTCCTCGTTGACGAGAGCAAACTGGTGAACAGACTGGGAGAAAAGATGCCCGTTCCAGTTGAGGTGATTCCTGCTGCTTGGAGGGCCATAGCTGAAGAAATAGAAGTCTTCAACGCCAGGGCTGAACTCAGGATGGCGAAGAAAAAAGACGGCCCTGTTATAACTGACAACGGCAACTTCATACTGGACGTTAAGTTCGAAAGAATCGACGATCCACTTGATATGGAAATAGAGCTCAACACCATCCCTGGCGTTGTTGAGAATGGGATATTCGCGGATATAGCCGATATAGTCCTCGTTGGAACTCCTCAGGGAGTTAAAAAGCTGGAACGTTAA
- the minD gene encoding cell division ATPase MinD yields the protein MEGRSIVFASGKGGTGKTTTVANLGVALAQFGKEVILIDADITMANLSLILGMEDIPITLHDVLAREADLKEAIYEGPAGVKVIPGGLSLEKIKKAKPERLREVIREISQMADFILIDAPAGLEMTSVTALLIGKELIIVTNPEISAITDSLKTKLIAEKLGTLPLGAVLNRVTNEKTELTQEEIEAILEVPVLAVIPEDPEVKRASAYGVPLVIKNPTSPAAIAIKQLAAKLAGIKWQPPEPESPIKRVFKAIFGGKR from the coding sequence TTGGAGGGTAGATCCATAGTTTTTGCCTCTGGAAAGGGTGGTACTGGTAAAACCACTACGGTTGCAAATCTAGGTGTGGCACTCGCTCAATTCGGAAAGGAAGTAATCCTGATAGACGCAGACATAACGATGGCAAACCTGAGCCTCATCCTCGGAATGGAAGACATACCAATAACACTCCACGACGTTCTGGCGAGGGAGGCCGATCTCAAGGAGGCAATCTACGAAGGGCCCGCCGGAGTAAAAGTCATTCCCGGTGGACTCAGCTTGGAGAAGATAAAGAAAGCCAAGCCCGAAAGACTGAGGGAGGTTATAAGGGAGATCAGCCAGATGGCCGATTTTATTCTCATCGATGCCCCCGCTGGTCTTGAGATGACATCTGTTACTGCTCTGCTCATCGGTAAGGAGCTCATAATAGTCACGAACCCGGAGATATCGGCCATAACAGACTCCCTCAAGACGAAGCTGATCGCCGAAAAGCTCGGGACGCTCCCTCTGGGTGCTGTACTCAACAGGGTCACCAACGAGAAGACCGAGCTCACGCAGGAGGAAATAGAGGCCATCCTCGAAGTTCCCGTTCTAGCAGTTATCCCCGAGGATCCAGAGGTTAAGAGAGCCAGCGCCTACGGTGTCCCGCTCGTCATAAAGAACCCAACGAGTCCAGCTGCGATAGCGATCAAACAGCTCGCTGCAAAGCTGGCTGGAATCAAATGGCAGCCGCCCGAACCAGAGAGCCCGATTAAGAGGGTCTTCAAGGCAATATTCGGCGGAAAGAGGTGA
- a CDS encoding phosphohexomutase domain-containing protein — protein MELYHSEKFKPEELALLGRAVGTVAHGTTIVGRDGRALSRYGKRAMVVGIVSTGSTIMDVRLIPLIALKDFAHKKGLPLAYVYYYNGVRVEVSGLDVEEIETILQTRSFIEAHPSDIGATVYYPNALDDFMNELLKKYHMNLEMKVLVDAMNTPAVLFFPRLSEALGIDVEIMNDMMTSYLPPKPKEVFLHKLKKEGYDFGLRFRPDGYVELHIGGEELEFGSMWALMDHIKKAF, from the coding sequence ATGGAACTGTACCATTCAGAAAAGTTCAAGCCAGAAGAGCTGGCGCTGTTGGGGCGTGCAGTGGGTACGGTTGCCCATGGGACAACCATAGTGGGAAGGGACGGAAGGGCTCTCTCAAGGTACGGTAAGAGAGCCATGGTCGTTGGAATCGTCAGTACTGGATCAACCATAATGGACGTCAGGTTGATCCCTCTCATTGCTCTCAAGGACTTCGCTCACAAAAAGGGCCTCCCCCTGGCGTACGTCTACTACTACAACGGGGTAAGAGTTGAGGTCAGCGGCCTCGACGTTGAGGAAATCGAAACGATACTCCAGACCAGGAGTTTTATTGAGGCCCATCCAAGTGATATCGGCGCGACGGTTTATTATCCCAACGCTCTCGACGATTTCATGAACGAACTTCTCAAGAAGTACCACATGAACCTCGAGATGAAAGTCCTTGTTGATGCCATGAACACCCCGGCAGTACTCTTCTTCCCGCGCCTCTCGGAAGCCCTTGGAATTGACGTTGAGATAATGAACGACATGATGACCAGCTACCTTCCACCGAAACCAAAGGAGGTCTTTCTCCATAAGTTGAAGAAAGAGGGCTACGACTTTGGACTACGTTTCAGGCCAGATGGATACGTTGAACTCCACATTGGAGGGGAAGAATTGGAATTTGGAAGCATGTGGGCTCTGATGGACCACATTAAGAAGGCCTTCTGA
- the tmk gene encoding dTMP kinase, which translates to MGIFIVLEGIDGAGKSTQAKMLAEWFEKRGYEVVLTKEPTDTAFGKLIRRLVLTGGREGIIDGARISHEAEALLFAADRAEHVDKLIRPSLEAGKVVISDRYFYSSLAYQWARGLDLEWLIDLNRFAIRPDLAVLLDLPVKESMRRINRRSLKSEFDKIVELQRRVRENYLKLVEMFPEMRIVNAQNSIEDIHNDIVGLIEEEILKKT; encoded by the coding sequence GTGGGGATATTCATTGTCTTGGAGGGCATTGATGGTGCTGGAAAATCCACTCAGGCTAAAATGCTGGCTGAATGGTTTGAAAAAAGAGGTTATGAAGTTGTTCTGACGAAAGAACCCACCGACACCGCCTTTGGAAAGCTCATCAGAAGACTCGTTCTGACTGGCGGTAGGGAGGGTATCATAGACGGAGCCAGGATAAGCCATGAAGCGGAAGCGCTTCTCTTTGCCGCAGATAGAGCAGAGCACGTGGACAAGCTTATACGCCCCTCTCTTGAGGCTGGAAAAGTCGTTATCTCGGACAGGTACTTTTACTCCTCCCTAGCTTATCAGTGGGCCAGGGGCCTTGACCTGGAATGGCTCATAGACCTCAACAGGTTCGCCATCAGGCCTGACTTGGCGGTTCTTCTTGACCTTCCCGTGAAGGAGAGCATGCGGAGGATAAACCGGAGAAGCTTGAAGAGTGAGTTTGATAAAATCGTTGAATTGCAGCGGAGGGTCAGGGAGAACTACCTTAAGCTGGTCGAAATGTTCCCGGAAATGCGTATAGTCAACGCCCAGAACAGCATTGAAGACATACACAACGACATAGTGGGCCTTATCGAAGAAGAGATCCTTAAAAAGACTTGA
- a CDS encoding AMP phosphorylase, with product MRATVKILDAYTDRYSIFINPEDAKAAKLHPDDLVKIESGKRSIYGSLVISSFVQPGEVGVSKDVLQLYHLSEGEVVEVVPAGTPESVRYIKKKMHGEKLRKVEIEAIVRDIVDRKLRDIEISSFVTALEINGLDMDEIAALTIAMAETGDMLDIDRKPIMDVHSIGGVPGNKTNILVVPIVAAAGLTIPKTSSRAITSAAGTADVVEVFANVTFSLDEIKRIVEKVGACLVWGGALNLAPADDITIKAERALSIDPTGLMLASIMSKKYAMGSQYVLIDIPTGKGVKVETIDQARALARDFIELGKRLGQYVEVAITYGGQPIGHTVGPALEAREALSALMTGKGPGSLIEKATGLAGILLEMGGVAPPGAGKRMAKEILESGKAWEKMKEIIEAQGGDPNIKPEDIPVGDKTYTFVAPTSGYVTAIHNRAITGIARAAGAPEDKGAGIELYVKVGEKVKEGDPLFTIHAENEARLEQAIVYARRTEPIRIEGMVLQRIGNI from the coding sequence ATGAGGGCGACCGTGAAGATACTGGATGCATATACTGACAGGTACTCCATCTTCATAAACCCCGAGGACGCGAAGGCCGCGAAGCTACACCCCGATGACCTTGTTAAAATAGAATCCGGCAAAAGGAGCATCTACGGAAGCCTGGTAATAAGCAGCTTTGTTCAGCCAGGAGAAGTGGGCGTCAGTAAGGATGTCCTACAACTGTATCATCTTTCAGAGGGCGAAGTTGTGGAAGTCGTGCCGGCAGGAACTCCCGAGAGCGTCCGCTACATAAAGAAAAAGATGCACGGTGAGAAACTCAGAAAAGTTGAGATCGAGGCTATTGTTAGGGACATCGTTGATAGAAAACTCCGTGACATAGAAATAAGTTCCTTTGTAACCGCACTCGAGATAAACGGCCTCGACATGGATGAGATAGCTGCTTTGACCATAGCGATGGCCGAAACCGGAGACATGCTTGACATCGACAGAAAGCCGATAATGGACGTCCACAGCATCGGCGGCGTTCCGGGGAACAAAACCAACATCCTCGTTGTACCTATCGTCGCCGCGGCCGGCCTCACCATACCCAAGACCAGCTCGAGGGCTATAACCAGCGCCGCCGGAACGGCCGACGTCGTTGAGGTTTTTGCGAATGTGACGTTCTCCCTCGACGAAATCAAAAGGATAGTGGAGAAGGTGGGAGCTTGCCTTGTCTGGGGCGGCGCTTTGAACCTCGCCCCGGCCGATGATATAACGATAAAAGCTGAGCGCGCCCTCAGCATTGACCCAACGGGACTCATGCTGGCGAGCATAATGTCAAAGAAGTACGCCATGGGAAGCCAGTACGTCCTCATCGACATACCCACCGGAAAAGGAGTCAAAGTCGAAACCATCGATCAGGCACGGGCTCTAGCCAGGGACTTCATAGAGCTCGGCAAGAGGCTCGGCCAGTACGTTGAAGTTGCGATAACCTACGGTGGCCAGCCGATAGGACACACCGTCGGACCGGCTCTCGAAGCTAGAGAGGCCCTTTCAGCTCTGATGACCGGCAAAGGTCCCGGAAGCCTAATAGAGAAAGCCACCGGACTGGCAGGAATACTGCTCGAGATGGGTGGAGTTGCCCCTCCAGGGGCTGGAAAGAGAATGGCCAAGGAAATACTTGAGAGCGGCAAAGCCTGGGAGAAGATGAAAGAGATCATAGAAGCCCAGGGGGGAGATCCCAATATCAAGCCGGAAGATATACCAGTGGGGGACAAAACATACACCTTCGTCGCTCCCACGAGTGGATACGTCACCGCCATTCACAACCGCGCGATAACGGGAATAGCCAGGGCCGCGGGAGCACCCGAAGACAAAGGGGCTGGAATAGAGCTCTACGTCAAAGTGGGTGAGAAGGTCAAGGAGGGCGATCCCCTCTTCACGATTCACGCAGAGAACGAGGCTAGGCTGGAGCAAGCTATAGTCTATGCCAGGAGAACGGAGCCAATAAGGATAGAGGGTATGGTTCTCCAGAGGATAGGGAACATCTGA
- a CDS encoding DUF835 domain-containing protein produces MLISHLQENPDVPVVIECLEYLALHNGFNSLLKFLNTLRDYAILYGGTVYLVTDPLAWTDREYALLERLIL; encoded by the coding sequence ATGCTCATCTCACACCTGCAGGAGAACCCGGATGTTCCAGTGGTTATAGAATGCCTTGAGTACCTTGCACTTCACAACGGCTTCAACAGCCTCCTGAAGTTCCTGAATACCCTGAGGGACTATGCAATTCTCTACGGCGGGACGGTTTATCTCGTAACTGATCCATTGGCGTGGACTGATAGGGAGTATGCCCTTCTCGAAAGGCTTATCCTTTAG
- the serK gene encoding L-serine kinase SerK, with protein sequence MGVEKVPKYDIPTKKVDYVFIELDKMKPHEQLVQKELEAFIESVTGSGIFWKPMLLAKVPGEDMYLIVDGHHRWAGLQKLGAKRAPSVILDYFSDDVKVYTWYPAFKGDLNEVIERLKAEGLEVIEDLEAEEKAERGEIAFALVGEKSFAIPGGLDEQKKVSKVLDEMSVEGRIELIYYGLKEDAREDMAKGEIDYVFIRKAPTKEEVMELVKRGEVYSPKTTRHVLPFNPDKIDVKLEELF encoded by the coding sequence ATGGGAGTGGAAAAGGTTCCGAAGTATGACATCCCGACCAAGAAGGTCGACTACGTTTTTATCGAGCTCGACAAGATGAAGCCCCACGAGCAGCTCGTCCAGAAGGAGCTTGAAGCCTTCATCGAGAGCGTTACTGGAAGCGGTATCTTCTGGAAGCCGATGCTCCTCGCGAAGGTTCCGGGCGAGGACATGTACCTCATCGTTGACGGCCACCACCGCTGGGCGGGTTTGCAGAAGCTTGGAGCGAAGAGGGCCCCGTCAGTCATACTCGACTACTTCAGTGACGACGTCAAAGTTTACACCTGGTACCCGGCCTTCAAGGGAGACCTCAACGAGGTCATTGAGAGGCTCAAGGCTGAGGGCCTTGAGGTCATCGAAGATCTGGAGGCCGAGGAGAAGGCCGAGAGGGGAGAGATAGCCTTCGCCCTCGTCGGCGAGAAGAGCTTCGCCATTCCTGGCGGCCTTGACGAGCAGAAGAAGGTAAGTAAGGTTCTTGACGAGATGAGCGTTGAAGGAAGGATAGAGCTCATCTACTATGGCCTCAAGGAAGACGCCAGGGAGGACATGGCCAAGGGCGAGATTGACTACGTCTTCATCAGGAAGGCCCCGACCAAGGAGGAAGTTATGGAGCTCGTCAAGCGCGGTGAAGTTTACTCTCCGAAGACCACCAGGCACGTCCTTCCCTTCAACCCGGACAAGATTGACGTCAAGCTTGAAGAACTGTTCTGA
- a CDS encoding phosphoenolpyruvate carboxykinase (GTP) encodes MEPLERLEKLLDKEQFEKIKAIDSPELHAFLADWIEWLEPDKVFVCTDSEEDEQYVRWKALYYGEEKMLETPNHTVHYDNYYDQARDKANTAILLPGGKKLPYINTKDRDEGLKEIRELMRGVMKGKELFICFFVLGPKNSIFTIPAVQLTDSAYVAHSEFILYRKGYEEFKRLGRQAKFFRFVHSAGELDERKTSKNLDKRRIYIDLEDETVYSVNTQYGGNTIGLKKLAFRLTIKRAVEEGWLSEHMFLMRVNGPHGRKTYFTGAYPSMCGKTSTAMIPWENIVGDDLTFILPVNGVARGANVEKGVFGIIQGVNPEDDPIIWQVLHSPVEIIFSNVLVKDGKPYWNDMGVPIPDEGENHSGKWWRGKKDKEGNEIPPSHKNARFTVSLEHFPNADLEALENPCGVEIGGMIFGGRDADTWPPVREAFDWEHGVITMGASLESETTAATLGKEGVRAFNPMAILDFMSVHLGDYLRNYLEFGRKLRKSPKIFAVNYFLRDEKGNWLNHKLDKAVWLKWMELRVHGDVDAIETPIGYIPKYEDLKRLFKEVLNKEYTREAYERQFTIRVPELLAKIDRIEEIYRKLDNVPEELFQVLEEERKRLLEAREKYGDYISPFIFEGA; translated from the coding sequence ATGGAACCCCTTGAGAGGCTTGAAAAGCTCCTCGATAAAGAGCAGTTCGAGAAGATAAAGGCAATAGACAGCCCTGAACTTCATGCTTTTCTGGCGGACTGGATTGAGTGGCTTGAGCCGGATAAGGTCTTCGTCTGTACAGACAGCGAAGAGGACGAGCAGTACGTCCGCTGGAAGGCCCTCTACTACGGCGAGGAGAAGATGCTCGAAACCCCGAACCACACCGTCCACTACGACAACTACTACGACCAGGCGAGGGACAAGGCAAACACAGCAATCCTCCTGCCGGGCGGAAAGAAGCTCCCCTATATAAACACCAAGGATCGGGACGAAGGCCTGAAAGAGATACGCGAGCTCATGAGGGGCGTTATGAAGGGCAAGGAGCTCTTCATCTGCTTCTTCGTCCTCGGACCTAAAAACTCGATCTTCACGATTCCGGCCGTCCAGCTCACCGATTCCGCTTACGTTGCCCACTCTGAGTTCATTCTCTACAGGAAAGGCTACGAGGAGTTTAAAAGGCTTGGAAGACAGGCCAAGTTCTTCCGCTTCGTTCACTCGGCTGGAGAGCTGGACGAGAGGAAGACGAGCAAGAACCTCGACAAGAGGAGAATTTACATTGACCTCGAGGACGAGACCGTCTACTCAGTCAACACCCAGTACGGCGGGAACACGATAGGCCTCAAGAAGCTCGCCTTCAGGCTGACCATCAAGAGGGCCGTCGAGGAGGGGTGGCTCAGCGAGCACATGTTCCTGATGAGAGTGAACGGCCCGCACGGCAGGAAGACCTACTTCACAGGAGCATACCCGAGCATGTGTGGGAAGACATCGACGGCCATGATTCCGTGGGAGAACATAGTCGGCGACGACCTAACGTTCATCCTGCCGGTCAACGGAGTTGCCAGGGGAGCGAACGTCGAGAAGGGTGTTTTCGGCATCATCCAGGGCGTAAACCCCGAAGACGATCCGATAATATGGCAGGTTCTCCACTCGCCGGTCGAGATAATCTTCTCGAACGTTTTGGTGAAGGATGGAAAGCCCTACTGGAACGACATGGGCGTCCCGATCCCCGACGAGGGCGAAAACCACAGCGGAAAGTGGTGGCGCGGAAAGAAAGATAAAGAGGGCAACGAGATACCGCCGAGCCACAAGAACGCGCGCTTCACCGTTTCGCTTGAACACTTCCCCAACGCAGATTTAGAAGCCCTTGAGAACCCGTGCGGTGTCGAAATTGGCGGCATGATATTCGGTGGCAGGGACGCGGACACCTGGCCACCGGTGAGAGAAGCCTTCGACTGGGAGCACGGTGTCATAACCATGGGTGCCTCTCTTGAGAGCGAGACAACGGCGGCAACGCTCGGCAAGGAAGGAGTTAGGGCCTTTAATCCAATGGCCATCCTCGACTTCATGAGCGTCCACCTCGGCGACTACCTCAGGAACTACCTTGAGTTCGGCAGAAAGCTCAGGAAATCGCCGAAAATCTTTGCCGTCAACTACTTCCTCCGCGATGAAAAGGGCAACTGGCTCAACCACAAGCTCGACAAGGCGGTCTGGCTCAAGTGGATGGAGCTGAGGGTTCACGGCGACGTCGATGCAATAGAGACCCCGATAGGCTACATACCGAAGTACGAGGACTTAAAGAGGCTCTTCAAGGAGGTCCTGAACAAAGAATACACGAGAGAGGCCTACGAGAGGCAGTTCACGATAAGGGTTCCGGAGCTTCTGGCAAAGATAGACCGCATCGAAGAGATCTACAGGAAGCTCGATAACGTACCAGAAGAGCTGTTCCAGGTTCTCGAAGAGGAGAGGAAACGCCTGCTTGAGGCCAGGGAAAAGTACGGCGACTACATAAGTCCCTTCATTTTTGAGGGCGCCTGA